One segment of Variovorax paradoxus DNA contains the following:
- a CDS encoding AraC family transcriptional regulator has protein sequence MLESPPCLRDSPEMSADPFSDILRLTQACSLLTGGFTASGEWAIRFPAPDKIKFFAVVHGGCWVRLEGEPEPVRFDTGDVGLLSAPRWSVLSSGPDVEPVDAMELFSGAGRSSARLGDGSEFAHIGGHVLLDPVSGPLLLNALPPWIHIRAAAPQAPVFRWLLDQLVQERAGAEPGAQVASAQLSQLLFVQILRAHLKNAEPLAAGWLRALSDPRIAPALRLMHDDPARAWHLEDLASACAMSRTTFALHFKASAGVAPLTYLTEWRMRLAERTLGEEATPVAVVAQTLGYASESAFSNAFKRVTGSSPTAYRHALRTSHGRATAGPARTAGSAGRIAG, from the coding sequence ATGCTTGAAAGTCCGCCTTGCTTGCGCGATAGTCCGGAAATGAGTGCCGATCCGTTCTCCGACATCCTTCGCCTGACGCAGGCCTGCAGCCTGCTGACGGGCGGCTTCACCGCCAGCGGCGAATGGGCGATCCGGTTCCCGGCGCCCGACAAGATCAAGTTCTTTGCCGTCGTGCACGGGGGTTGCTGGGTTCGGCTCGAAGGCGAGCCGGAGCCGGTGCGCTTCGACACCGGCGACGTGGGGCTGCTGTCGGCGCCCCGGTGGTCGGTGCTGTCGAGCGGCCCCGATGTCGAGCCGGTCGATGCCATGGAACTCTTCTCGGGCGCCGGCCGGTCGTCGGCGCGACTGGGCGACGGCAGCGAGTTCGCGCACATCGGCGGCCACGTGCTGCTCGACCCGGTGAGCGGGCCGCTGCTGCTGAACGCGCTTCCGCCGTGGATCCACATCCGCGCCGCCGCGCCGCAGGCCCCGGTGTTCCGCTGGCTGCTCGACCAGCTCGTGCAGGAGCGGGCCGGGGCGGAGCCGGGCGCGCAGGTGGCCTCCGCGCAGCTCTCGCAGCTGCTGTTCGTGCAGATCCTGCGCGCACACCTGAAGAACGCGGAACCTCTTGCCGCCGGATGGCTGCGGGCGTTGAGCGACCCCCGCATCGCCCCGGCCCTCCGGTTGATGCATGACGATCCTGCGCGCGCCTGGCACCTCGAGGATCTGGCAAGCGCCTGCGCGATGTCGCGCACCACTTTCGCTCTTCACTTCAAGGCCTCCGCCGGAGTCGCGCCGCTGACCTACCTGACCGAGTGGCGCATGCGCCTGGCCGAACGCACGCTCGGCGAAGAGGCCACGCCCGTGGCCGTGGTGGCGCAGACGCTGGGGTACGCATCGGAGAGCGCTTTCAGCAACGCGTTCAAGCGTGTCACCGGGAGTTCGCCCACGGCCTATCGCCATGCACTGCGGACATCCCATGGACGGGCGACGGCGGGGCCGGCGCGCACCGCGGGAAGCGCGGGCCGCATTGCCGGGTAG